ATTGGGAGTGTGGCTTGGCAGTGTGGTGGGCGGCATGCTGTTGCGTGCCATCACGGGCCAGACCGTTGTCCTCCCCTTCATTATCGTGGCGCTGCTCAGCCTGGGCCTTTTGCTGCTCGGCTACCGTTTGCTGCTTGCCGGCATCCGTCGCCGCAGGAGCGTGTGACCTCCCCGCACGGCTGACCGGCTGGCGTCGGGCTGACGTCGGCCAGGTCGGAGGCTGATGTAATAGGCTGACAGCACCGAAACGCTTGCCGGGCCTAGCCGCGGCGCAACAGATCCGGAAGGGTTCACGTGATCACCGCATTCGTTCTGATCAAGACCGACGCTGCCCGCATCCCAGAGACAGCCGAGGAGATTTCCGCGATCGAGGGCATCAGCGAGGTGTACTCGGTGACCGGCGAATGGGACCTGATCGCCGTTGCACGCGTACACCGGCACGAGGACCTGGCAGACGTCATTGCCGACCGGCTGTCCAAAGTTCCGGCCGTAGTCCACACCACCACCCACATCGCCTTCAGGGCCTACTCCCAGCACGACCTGGATGCGGCATTCTCCCTGGGCTTCGAGCAGTAGGCGGGCCTAGGAGCTGGTGAGGGATACCCACTTCTCCAGCACAGCAGCGGCAGCACCGGAATCGATCGATGCGGCGGCGCGGCCGTAGGCATTACGCATCCGGTCGATGAACGGCCCCTCGGCAGCCCTGTCGAAGGCCACCAGCCCGGCTGCCGCGTTGAGCAGCACTGCATCCCGGGCGGGCCCTTCCTTGCCCGCCAGGACTTCCCGCACAACAACCGCGTTGGCCTGGGCGTCGCCACCGCGGAGCTGTTCGACCGTTGCCAGGCTGATTCCGAGGTCCCGGGGCGAAAAAGTCAGTTCCCGGACAGCGCCATCGCGGATTTCCCAGACCGTGGAAGGTCCGGTGGTGGTGAGTTCATCCAGTCCGTCGTCACCGCGGAACACCAGGCCACGGCTCCCCCGCCGGGCCAGGACACCCGCCACCAGCGGCGCCATCCCGGCATTCGCGACACCCACGGCAGAAGCCTGGACCTTGGCCGGGTTGGTCAGTGGGCCGAGGAAATTGAACGCGGTGGGGATGGCAAGCTCGCGCCTCGGGACTGCGGTGTGCCGGAATGAGGGATGGAAGACCTGGGCGAAGCAGAAGGTGATTCCCGCCTCCTCGGCGTTGCGCGCCACCTGGGCAATGGACAGGTCAAGCCTGACGCCAAGAGCCTCGAGCACGTCCGCAGACCCCGACGACGACGACGCGGCCCGGTTGCCGTGCTTGACCACCTTCGCGCCGGCACCGGCCGCCACCAGGGCAGCCATGGTGGAAATGTTCACTGTGTTGAGCTGGTCCCCGCCGGTCCCGACGATGTCGAGCTTTTCGCCCGAGATCGACACCGGATTGGCGTGTTCCAGCATCGCCGCCACCAGGCCCGAAAGCTCCTCCACCGTTTCACCCTTGGCACTGAGGGCGACCAGGAAGCCCGCGATCTGTGCAGCGGTGGCCTCCCCCGACATG
The window above is part of the Pseudarthrobacter sp. NS4 genome. Proteins encoded here:
- the trpD gene encoding anthranilate phosphoribosyltransferase, which gives rise to MTSQASPASGNTWPRLISALINRKDLTADNTSWAMDTIMSGEATAAQIAGFLVALSAKGETVEELSGLVAAMLEHANPVSISGEKLDIVGTGGDQLNTVNISTMAALVAAGAGAKVVKHGNRAASSSSGSADVLEALGVRLDLSIAQVARNAEEAGITFCFAQVFHPSFRHTAVPRRELAIPTAFNFLGPLTNPAKVQASAVGVANAGMAPLVAGVLARRGSRGLVFRGDDGLDELTTTGPSTVWEIRDGAVRELTFSPRDLGISLATVEQLRGGDAQANAVVVREVLAGKEGPARDAVLLNAAAGLVAFDRAAEGPFIDRMRNAYGRAAASIDSGAAAAVLEKWVSLTSS
- a CDS encoding Lrp/AsnC family transcriptional regulator, whose product is MITAFVLIKTDAARIPETAEEISAIEGISEVYSVTGEWDLIAVARVHRHEDLADVIADRLSKVPAVVHTTTHIAFRAYSQHDLDAAFSLGFEQ